The Sphaerospermopsis torques-reginae ITEP-024 genome has a window encoding:
- the mraY gene encoding phospho-N-acetylmuramoyl-pentapeptide-transferase yields the protein MDAKLSPNQGLNISGIGLASLLALSLTTTALILDGLGHRVFWQANSLTMPFFLCAVGAGAAGFWVVPLLQALKTGQIIREDGPQAHLKKAGTPTMGGIFFIPVAVTVACILSNFAQDVLAVSVLTLSYGLIGWIDDWQILHRKSNKGISPKMKLALQIVFATGFCVWMMFNRDFSITNITLPWVGLSLPLGLLFWPVAGFALVAESNATNLTDGIDGLAGGTVAIAIFALGALISPTSPDLMIFCAAMSGSCVGFLAHNRNPARVFMGDTGSLALGGALAAVALLTNSLVALFILSGIFFVETLSVMAQVSYYKATKGPDGKGKRLFKMAPLHHHLELSGWSELQVVGAFYIIAAILATFCLTSIKF from the coding sequence GTGGACGCTAAATTATCTCCAAACCAAGGATTAAACATTTCTGGAATTGGGCTGGCCTCTCTGTTAGCCCTCTCGCTGACTACAACTGCATTGATTTTAGATGGGTTAGGACATAGAGTATTCTGGCAAGCTAATTCGCTGACTATGCCGTTTTTTTTATGTGCTGTAGGCGCTGGTGCTGCTGGTTTTTGGGTTGTGCCGTTGCTACAAGCTTTGAAAACAGGACAAATAATTCGGGAAGATGGACCGCAAGCGCATCTGAAAAAAGCTGGTACTCCAACTATGGGGGGGATTTTTTTCATACCGGTAGCTGTAACAGTTGCTTGTATTTTGTCTAATTTTGCTCAGGATGTACTTGCTGTTTCTGTGTTAACACTCAGCTATGGCTTAATAGGCTGGATAGACGATTGGCAAATTTTGCATCGAAAATCAAATAAAGGTATATCTCCAAAGATGAAATTGGCTTTGCAGATTGTTTTTGCAACTGGTTTCTGTGTCTGGATGATGTTTAACAGAGATTTTAGTATAACAAATATTACCTTGCCTTGGGTTGGTTTATCTTTGCCTCTGGGTTTACTTTTCTGGCCTGTGGCTGGTTTTGCGCTGGTTGCAGAAAGCAATGCTACGAATTTAACTGATGGTATTGATGGGTTAGCTGGGGGAACGGTGGCGATCGCCATTTTTGCTTTAGGCGCTTTGATTTCACCCACTTCGCCTGATTTGATGATATTCTGTGCGGCTATGAGTGGTAGTTGTGTAGGCTTTTTAGCCCATAACCGCAACCCAGCCCGTGTTTTTATGGGTGATACTGGTTCTCTGGCTTTGGGTGGTGCGTTGGCTGCTGTAGCACTGCTTACTAATAGTTTAGTAGCCTTGTTCATTCTCAGCGGTATTTTCTTTGTGGAAACTCTGTCTGTAATGGCACAAGTCAGTTATTACAAAGCTACCAAAGGACCAGATGGGAAAGGTAAACGGTTATTTAAAATGGCCCCTTTACACCACCATTTAGAATTATCCGGTTGGTCAGAATTGCAAGTAGTTGGTGCGTTTTATATCATTGCTGCGATTTTGGCTACTTTCTGCTTGACAAGCATCAAATTTTGA
- a CDS encoding MogA/MoaB family molybdenum cofactor biosynthesis protein, whose translation MKSHPHPDTENIIVKCAVVTVSDTRNPETDKSGKLIQDLLLSAHHLIADYQIIKDEPNQIQAYIESISNNQNVDVIIFNGGTGIAPRDTTYDAIANLLEKTLPGFGEIFRFLSYQEIGSRAIASRAVAGIYRNKLIFSLPGSSNAVHLGIEKLILPEIVHLVKQMQNQ comes from the coding sequence ATCAAATCACATCCACATCCAGATACAGAAAATATCATAGTAAAATGTGCAGTTGTTACCGTCAGCGATACCCGCAACCCTGAAACAGATAAAAGTGGAAAATTAATACAGGATTTATTATTATCTGCTCATCATTTAATTGCAGATTATCAAATAATCAAAGATGAACCAAACCAAATCCAAGCATATATAGAAAGTATCAGTAACAATCAGAATGTAGATGTAATTATTTTTAATGGTGGTACAGGAATAGCACCCAGAGATACTACCTATGATGCGATCGCCAACTTACTAGAAAAGACATTACCAGGATTTGGCGAAATATTCCGTTTTCTCAGTTATCAAGAAATCGGTTCTAGAGCGATCGCTTCTCGCGCTGTAGCTGGTATTTATAGAAATAAACTTATTTTTTCCCTACCTGGTTCTAGTAACGCTGTCCATTTGGGAATTGAAAAGCTGATATTACCAGAAATTGTCCATCTTGTCAAGCAAATGCAAAATCAATAA
- a CDS encoding Uma2 family endonuclease — protein MTVATAKKMTFEEFLEFDGGTDNFYELENGELIVMPYESEINRRIAMFLLAYFLKLGIPYYRLSMKTEIAVNSRMVGVRVPDLVIFSEELAEEMKAAKRSLVLMDMTPPLLVVEIVSPNQENRDYRYKRSEYAARGIAEYWIVDSMQKKVTVLEWVEGFYDEQVFTDDMVISSPLFSDIKLTVGEVLQG, from the coding sequence ATGACAGTTGCAACTGCTAAAAAAATGACTTTTGAAGAGTTTCTAGAATTTGATGGCGGTACAGATAATTTCTATGAATTGGAAAATGGGGAATTAATTGTTATGCCTTATGAAAGTGAGATAAATCGGCGAATAGCAATGTTTTTACTTGCTTATTTTCTCAAATTAGGTATTCCCTATTACCGCTTGAGTATGAAAACAGAAATAGCTGTAAATAGTCGGATGGTAGGGGTGCGAGTTCCTGATTTAGTGATATTTTCAGAAGAATTAGCAGAAGAAATGAAAGCAGCTAAACGTTCCCTAGTTTTAATGGACATGACACCCCCATTATTAGTAGTTGAAATAGTCAGTCCTAACCAAGAAAATCGGGATTATCGTTACAAGCGTTCAGAGTATGCAGCGCGGGGTATTGCTGAATATTGGATAGTTGATTCCATGCAAAAAAAGGTAACAGTTTTAGAGTGGGTAGAAGGTTTTTATGATGAGCAGGTTTTTACTGATGATATGGTAATTTCTTCACCTTTATTTTCTGATATTAAGTTAACTGTGGGTGAGGTTTTACAGGGATAA
- the psb28 gene encoding photosystem II reaction center protein Psb28 has translation MAKIQFSRGIDEPVVPEVKLTRSRTGDSGTATFTFENPQAFSENSTEEITGMYMIDEEGEIITREVKGKFVNGRPEAVEAVYLMKSVEEWDRFMRFMNRYAEENDLGLSKS, from the coding sequence ATGGCAAAAATCCAATTTTCTAGAGGCATTGACGAACCAGTAGTTCCAGAAGTAAAGTTAACAAGATCACGTACTGGTGATAGTGGAACAGCAACATTTACTTTTGAAAATCCCCAAGCCTTCAGTGAAAATAGTACAGAAGAAATTACAGGGATGTATATGATTGACGAAGAGGGGGAAATTATCACCCGTGAAGTCAAGGGTAAATTTGTTAATGGTAGACCAGAAGCAGTAGAAGCTGTTTACCTGATGAAAAGTGTAGAAGAATGGGATCGTTTTATGCGGTTTATGAATCGGTACGCTGAAGAGAATGATTTAGGATTAAGTAAATCTTAA
- the dtd gene encoding D-aminoacyl-tRNA deacylase, translating into MRVIVQRVKSSQVTVNGEIIGKIGRGLNLLVGISHTDTDAEIDWMVRKCLELRLFPDDEGSDKWQKSVQEINGELLVISQFTLYGDCRKGRRPSFDRSATPTLAVDLYNFFVSKLQKSGLRVETGKFGAMMQVAIENDGPVTLILEKEAI; encoded by the coding sequence ATGCGCGTTATTGTTCAAAGAGTTAAATCATCCCAAGTCACTGTAAATGGGGAAATTATCGGTAAAATTGGTAGAGGTTTAAATTTACTTGTGGGTATTTCTCATACTGATACTGATGCGGAAATTGATTGGATGGTGCGTAAATGTTTAGAATTACGTTTATTTCCCGATGATGAAGGTAGTGATAAATGGCAAAAATCTGTACAAGAAATAAATGGGGAATTATTAGTAATTAGTCAGTTTACCCTTTATGGAGATTGTCGTAAAGGTCGTCGTCCTTCCTTTGATCGTTCTGCTACACCTACATTAGCAGTAGATTTATATAATTTCTTTGTATCAAAATTACAGAAAAGTGGTTTAAGGGTAGAAACTGGTAAATTTGGCGCGATGATGCAAGTTGCAATTGAAAATGATGGACCAGTTACTTTAATTTTGGAAAAAGAAGCTATTTAG
- a CDS encoding CobW family GTP-binding protein has protein sequence MTSAVTSESPAMEATKQGLPVTIITGFLGSGKTTLLNHILTNQQGVKTAVLVNEFGEIGIDNELIVSTDDNMVELSNGCICCTINNDLIDAVYQVLQREEKLDYLVVETTGLADPLPVAMTFLGSELRDLTRLDSIVTVVDAANYSLDLFNSQAAFSQITYGDVILLNKTDLVDEAALNSLEKKINDIKEGAKIIRTKNSQVPLPLILSVGLFESDKYFDSETDEHDHHHHDHDHSTCEHEHHDHDHSTCGHDHHDHDHHHSDHLENDGFTSISFQSDKPFSIRKFQYFLDNQLPTNVFRAKGIMWFEESPQRHIFHLCGKRFTIDDDQWKGEKKNQLVLIGQNLDQETLLQQLENCLCLPSVSKGKGFGK, from the coding sequence ATGACATCAGCAGTTACTTCAGAATCTCCCGCAATGGAAGCAACCAAACAAGGATTACCTGTTACCATTATCACTGGTTTTCTTGGCAGTGGTAAAACAACTTTACTAAATCATATTCTTACTAATCAGCAAGGTGTAAAAACTGCTGTTTTAGTCAACGAATTTGGCGAAATTGGTATTGATAACGAATTAATTGTTTCCACCGATGATAATATGGTGGAACTTAGCAATGGCTGTATTTGTTGCACCATTAATAATGACTTAATTGATGCTGTTTACCAAGTTTTACAAAGAGAAGAAAAGCTAGATTATCTAGTAGTTGAAACCACAGGATTAGCAGATCCTTTACCTGTAGCAATGACATTTTTAGGTTCTGAATTGCGAGATTTAACCCGATTAGATTCAATTGTCACTGTAGTAGATGCGGCAAATTATAGCTTGGATTTATTCAACTCTCAAGCTGCATTTAGTCAAATTACTTATGGTGATGTAATTCTGCTCAATAAAACCGATTTAGTTGATGAAGCTGCTTTAAATTCATTAGAGAAAAAGATTAATGATATTAAGGAAGGTGCGAAAATTATCAGAACTAAAAATTCTCAAGTTCCACTTCCTTTAATTCTCAGTGTTGGGTTATTTGAATCTGATAAATATTTTGATTCAGAAACCGATGAACATGATCATCATCATCACGATCATGATCATTCTACCTGCGAACATGAACATCACGACCATGATCATTCTACCTGTGGACATGACCATCACGACCATGATCATCACCACTCTGATCACTTAGAAAATGATGGTTTTACATCCATATCTTTTCAAAGTGATAAACCTTTCTCGATTAGAAAATTTCAATATTTCTTAGATAACCAACTACCCACAAATGTCTTCCGCGCTAAGGGTATTATGTGGTTTGAAGAAAGTCCTCAACGTCATATTTTCCACCTGTGCGGTAAACGCTTCACTATTGATGATGATCAGTGGAAAGGTGAAAAGAAAAATCAACTGGTTTTAATTGGTCAAAATTTAGATCAAGAGACTTTACTTCAGCAACTAGAAAATTGTCTTTGTCTTCCCTCTGTTAGTAAAGGGAAAGGTTTCGGTAAATAG
- the cysS gene encoding cysteine--tRNA ligase: MTLSIYNTLTRRQEEFKTVEPGKVKMYYCGVTVYDYCHLGHARACIVWDVVRRYLQFIGYDVRYIQNFTDIDDKILNRAREEKSTMEAVSERFIQAYFEDMGRLGIKEADEYPRATHTMNGIQKLIHDLETKGFAYPADGDVYYAVRKFDQYGKLSGRKLADLQAGASERVNVEDPEYQKKKDPFDFALWKAAKPSEPAWESPWGKGRPGWHIECSAMVRDRLGDTIDIHAGGADLIFPHHENEIAQSEAVTGKPLANYWLHNGMVKVDGEKMSKSLGNFTTIRDLLDRGFDPMALRLFVLMAQYRKPIDFTDEAILAATNGWHTIKEGLLFGYQHGKQLGWENLELNKANIDKYEVEKFTNAVDDDFNFPGGLAVIFELAKELRKEGNIIVHQGKTETPANELLKQWQTLLTLAEVLGLTAEPEAETTKNDGLSDAEIEELIQNRQEARKAKNFAESDRIRDELKAQGIELIDSKEGTRWQRKN; the protein is encoded by the coding sequence ATGACCCTATCTATTTACAATACTCTCACCCGTCGTCAAGAAGAATTTAAAACCGTCGAACCTGGTAAGGTAAAAATGTATTATTGCGGTGTGACAGTTTATGATTATTGCCATTTGGGTCATGCTAGAGCTTGTATTGTTTGGGATGTAGTGCGTCGCTATTTACAGTTTATTGGTTACGATGTGCGTTATATCCAGAATTTCACGGATATTGATGATAAAATTCTTAACCGCGCTAGAGAAGAAAAATCCACAATGGAAGCGGTATCAGAACGCTTTATCCAGGCATATTTTGAAGATATGGGGCGTTTAGGGATAAAAGAAGCGGATGAATACCCCCGTGCTACTCATACCATGAATGGTATCCAAAAATTAATTCATGATTTAGAAACAAAGGGTTTTGCTTATCCTGCTGATGGTGACGTTTATTACGCGGTGCGAAAGTTTGATCAATACGGTAAACTTTCAGGACGGAAATTAGCAGATTTACAAGCAGGTGCAAGCGAAAGGGTAAATGTAGAAGATCCAGAATATCAGAAAAAGAAAGATCCCTTTGATTTTGCCTTGTGGAAAGCTGCAAAACCTAGCGAACCTGCGTGGGAGTCACCTTGGGGTAAAGGTCGTCCTGGATGGCACATAGAATGTTCTGCAATGGTGCGCGATCGCCTGGGTGATACGATAGATATTCATGCTGGTGGTGCTGACTTAATTTTCCCACACCATGAAAACGAAATTGCCCAATCTGAAGCAGTCACCGGTAAACCTTTAGCTAACTATTGGTTACACAATGGCATGGTGAAAGTAGACGGTGAAAAAATGTCTAAATCTTTAGGCAATTTTACCACAATCCGCGATTTATTAGATCGTGGATTTGACCCAATGGCATTAAGATTATTTGTGTTAATGGCACAATATCGTAAACCCATTGATTTCACAGATGAAGCAATTTTAGCAGCAACAAATGGCTGGCATACTATTAAAGAAGGTTTACTTTTTGGTTATCAACATGGTAAACAACTAGGTTGGGAAAATCTGGAATTAAATAAAGCTAACATTGATAAATATGAAGTTGAGAAATTTACCAACGCAGTTGATGATGATTTTAACTTTCCTGGTGGGTTAGCGGTTATTTTTGAATTAGCTAAAGAACTCAGAAAAGAAGGAAATATCATTGTTCATCAAGGAAAAACAGAAACTCCCGCCAATGAATTATTAAAACAATGGCAAACCTTATTAACATTAGCAGAAGTTTTAGGTTTAACCGCCGAACCAGAAGCAGAAACAACAAAAAATGATGGTTTAAGTGATGCAGAAATTGAGGAATTAATTCAGAACAGACAAGAAGCGAGAAAAGCTAAAAACTTTGCTGAATCTGATAGAATTAGAGACGAACTCAAAGCCCAAGGTATTGAATTAATTGATAGCAAAGAAGGTACACGCTGGCAAAGAAAAAATTAA
- a CDS encoding TldD/PmbA family protein yields MWSELTTAISHFNIPADWIGIRAVKETTRTHFVRDGLPQSNGKSLTMGAMIEVMVNGILGYAATNSLTLSSLQNAAEIAYKQAVAASEFWIYPFTENTRPKVVGEYNSPFFEPLNAISPGEINDLLMRICHSLKISDKIVQTVANINTSEKETWFVSSNGSEVYQKIISLGNHFGVIAQDGNVVQERSNNGMHANCYQGGWEVLKQDNLWHRVQQIAEQGLELLTAQECPNTRTNLVLAPDQMMLQIHESVGHPLEIDRILGDERNYAGGSFVKPEDFGKLEYGSPLMNITFDPTVEGEFASYHFDDTGAKANREYIIKYGILQRGLGSLESQNRSGLPGVACARATSWNRPPIDRMANLNLEPGNTNFPEMIADIEHGVYMESNRSWSIDDRRHKFQFGCEYAKLIENGKLTKTLRNPNYRATTPEFWHSLVKVGNDANWQMYGTPFCGKGEPNQTIWVGHGSPVCVFANVEVFGGG; encoded by the coding sequence ATGTGGTCAGAACTAACAACCGCCATATCACATTTTAACATTCCTGCTGATTGGATCGGTATCCGCGCAGTCAAAGAAACAACCAGAACCCATTTTGTCAGAGATGGTTTACCCCAAAGCAACGGTAAATCATTAACAATGGGAGCAATGATAGAAGTGATGGTTAATGGTATTTTGGGTTATGCTGCTACCAACTCCTTAACATTATCATCATTACAAAATGCGGCAGAAATAGCATATAAACAAGCAGTTGCAGCAAGTGAATTTTGGATTTATCCCTTTACTGAAAATACCCGTCCTAAAGTCGTCGGTGAATATAACTCACCTTTCTTTGAACCATTAAACGCTATCAGTCCAGGGGAAATAAATGATTTATTAATGAGAATTTGTCACAGTTTAAAAATTAGTGATAAAATAGTTCAAACCGTAGCCAATATCAACACATCTGAAAAAGAGACTTGGTTTGTTAGCAGTAACGGTTCAGAAGTTTATCAAAAAATCATTTCTTTAGGCAATCATTTTGGTGTCATTGCCCAAGATGGTAATGTTGTGCAAGAACGTAGTAATAACGGAATGCACGCTAATTGTTATCAAGGTGGATGGGAAGTATTAAAACAAGATAATTTATGGCATCGAGTTCAACAAATTGCCGAACAAGGATTAGAATTATTAACAGCCCAAGAATGTCCCAATACTCGCACTAATTTAGTTTTAGCACCAGATCAAATGATGCTACAAATTCATGAAAGTGTAGGACATCCTTTAGAAATTGACCGCATTTTAGGAGATGAAAGAAACTATGCAGGTGGTAGTTTTGTGAAACCCGAAGATTTTGGTAAATTAGAATATGGTTCACCTTTAATGAATATCACCTTTGATCCTACAGTTGAAGGTGAATTTGCCAGTTATCATTTTGATGATACAGGTGCAAAAGCCAACCGAGAATATATCATCAAATATGGCATTTTACAAAGAGGTTTAGGCAGTTTAGAAAGTCAAAATCGTTCTGGTTTACCAGGGGTAGCTTGTGCGCGTGCTACTTCTTGGAATCGTCCACCAATTGATAGAATGGCTAACCTAAATTTAGAACCAGGAAACACCAATTTTCCAGAAATGATAGCGGATATAGAACATGGTGTGTACATGGAGTCTAACCGTTCTTGGTCAATTGATGATAGAAGACATAAATTTCAATTTGGTTGTGAATATGCGAAGTTAATTGAAAACGGTAAACTCACAAAAACCCTGCGTAATCCTAATTATAGAGCTACCACACCAGAATTTTGGCACAGTTTAGTTAA